A genomic region of Pelodiscus sinensis isolate JC-2024 chromosome 1, ASM4963464v1, whole genome shotgun sequence contains the following coding sequences:
- the RRM1 gene encoding ribonucleoside-diphosphate reductase large subunit isoform X2, with protein MFDKITSRIQKLCYGLNADFVDPAQITMKVIQGLYSGVTTVELDTLAAETAATLTTKHPDYAILAARIAVSNLHKETKKVFSDVMEDLYNYVNPHNGRHSPMIAKETLDIVLANKDRLNSSIIYDRDFSYNYFGFKTLERSYLLKINSKVAERPQHMLMRVSVGIHKNDIDAAIETYNLLSEKWFTHASPTLFNAGTNRPQLSSCFLLCMKDDSIEGIYDTLKHCALISKSAGGIGVAVSCIRATGSYIAGTNGNSNGLVPMLRVYNNTARYVDQGGNKRPGAFAIYLEPWHLDIFEFLDLKKNTGKEEQRARDLFFALWIPDLFMKRVETNQDWSLLCPNECPGLDEVWGEEFEKLYESYEKQGRARKVVKAQQLWYAIIESQTETGTPYMLYKDSCNRKSNQQNLGTIKCSNLCTEIVEYTSKDEVAVCNLASLALNMYVTPEHTYDFKKLAEVTKVIVRNLNKIIDINFYPVPEAEISNKRHRPIGIGVQGLADAFILMRYPFESPEAQLLNQQIFETIYYGALESSCELAKEYGPYETYEGCPVSKGILQYDMWNFTPTDLWDWNALKEKIAKYGVRNSLLLSPMPTASTAQILGNNESIEPYTSNIYTRRVLSGEFQIANPHLLKDLTERGLWNEEMKNQIIAHSGSVQNIPEIPDDLKQLYKTVWEISQKTILKMAADRGAFIDQSQSLNIHIAEPNYGKLTSMHFYGWKQGLKTGMYYLRTKPAAKPIQFTLNKEKLKEKASRDEEEKERNKAAMVCSLENRDECLMCGS; from the exons ATGTTTGACAAGATCACTTCTCGGATCCAGAAGCTCTGCTATGGACTCAATGCCGACTTCGTTGATCCT GCTCAGATCACCATGAAGGTAATCCAGGGTCTATACAGTGGTGTCACCACAGTGGAGCTGGATACACTGGCTGCTGAGACAGCTGCAACCCTCACTACCAAACACCCCGACTATGCCATCCTAGCCGCAAGGATTGCGGTCTCCAACTTGCACAAAGAAACCAAGAAAGTGTTCAGTG ATGTCATGGAAGATTTGTACAACTATGTAAACCCTCATAATGGCAGACACTCCCCAATGATCGCCAAAGAAACGCTAGACATTGTTTTAGCCAACAAAGAT CGCCTGAACTCTTCCATCATCTACGATAGAGATTTCTCCTACAACTACTTCGGTTTTAAG actcTAGAGCGCTCCTATCTGCTGAAAATCAATTCAAAAG TTGCTGAACGCCCCCAACACATGCTGATGAGGGTATCTGTGGGAATCCACAAAAACGACATAGATGCTGCAATTGAAACATACAACCTCCTGTCGGAGAAGTGGTTTACCCATGCATCTCCCACCCTCTTCAATGCTGGCACCAACCGACCTCAGCTGTCCAG CTGTTTCCTGCTGTGTATGAAGGATGATAGCATTGAGGGGATTTATGACACTTTAAAGCACTGTGCTCTGATCTCCAAATCTGCTGGTGGAATTGGTGTTGCTGTGAGCTGCATCCGAGCCACTGGTAGCTATATTGCTGGG ACTAATGGAAATTCCAATGGGCTTGTTCCAATGCTGAGGGTCTACAATAACACTGCTCGCTATGTGGACCAAGGTGGTAATAAG AGACCTGGGGCCTTTGCCATCTACCTGGAGCCGTGGCATTTGGACATCTTTGAGTTTCTTGACCTGAAGAAGAACACTGGGAAGGAGGAGCAGCGAGCCAGGGACCTGTTCTTTGCCCTCTGGATTCCTGATCTCTTCATGAAACGGGTAGAGACTAACCAG GATTGGTCCTTGCTGTGTCCAAATGAATGTCCTGGCCTAGAcgaggtttggggagaggagtTTGAGAAACTGTATGAGAG TTACGAGAAGCAGGGCCGTGCCCGCAAGGTGGTGAAGGCCCAGCAGCTCTGGTACGCCATCATAGAGTCTCAGACCGAGACAGGAACCCCTTACATGTTGTACAAGGACTCTTGTAATCGGAAGAGCAACCAGCAGAACCTGGGAACCATCAagtgcagcaacctgtgcacagaAATAGTGGAGTACACCAGCAAAGACGAG GTTGCAGTTTGTAACTTGGCCTCCCTAGCCCTGAACATGTATGTTACGCCGGAGCACACCTACGACTTCAAGAAACTGGCTGAGGTTACCAAAGTCATAGTCCGAAACTTGAACAAAATAATTGACATCAACTTCTACCCTGTGCCAGAG GCCGAGATCTCCAACAAACGCCATCGCCCCATTGgcattggggtgcaaggtctggcagATGCGTTCATCCTGATGAGATACCCCTTTGAAAGCCCCGAGGCCCAGTTGCTGAACCAGCAGATTTTTGAGACCATTTATTACGGTGCTTTGGAATCCAGCTGCGAACTTGCGAAAGAGTATGGGCCATATGAAACTTACGAAGGCTGCCCTGTCAGCAAAGGT ATCCTTCAGTATGACATGTGGAACTTCACCCCTACTGATCTGTGGGATTGGAATGCTTTAAAGGAGAAGATTGCCAA ATACGGTGTTAGAAACAGCCTGCTCCTTTCTCCAATGCCAACTGCTTCTACTGCTCAGATCTTGGGGAATAACGAGTCCATTGAGCCCTACACCAGTAACATCTACACACGCAGAGTCCTTTCAGGAGAGTTTCAG ATTGCAAATCCGCACTTGCTGAAAGATCTGACGGAGAGAGGTTTGTGGAATGAGGAGATGAAAAACCAAATCATCGCCCACAGCGGCTCTGTCCAG AACATCCCAGAGATTCCAGATGACTTGAAGCAGCTCTATAAGACAGTCTGGGAAATCTCCCAGAAGACCATCCTCAAAATGGCAGCTGACAGAGGCGCTTTCATCGATCAGAGCCAGTCCTTGAACATCCATATTGCAGAGCCCAACTATGGCAAACTCACCAGCATGCATTTCTATGGGTGGAAGCAG GGTCTGAAGACAGGGATGTACTACCTGAGGACAAAACCAGCCGCCAAGCCCATCCAGTTCACCCTGAACAAGGAGAAACTCAAAGAGAAGGCCTCCCGGgacgaggaggagaaggagaggaaCAAAGCAGCCATGGTGTGTTCCCTGGAGAACAGAGATGAATGCCTGATGTGCGGCTCTTAA
- the RRM1 gene encoding ribonucleoside-diphosphate reductase large subunit isoform X1: protein MHVIKRDGRHERVMFDKITSRIQKLCYGLNADFVDPAQITMKVIQGLYSGVTTVELDTLAAETAATLTTKHPDYAILAARIAVSNLHKETKKVFSDVMEDLYNYVNPHNGRHSPMIAKETLDIVLANKDRLNSSIIYDRDFSYNYFGFKTLERSYLLKINSKVAERPQHMLMRVSVGIHKNDIDAAIETYNLLSEKWFTHASPTLFNAGTNRPQLSSCFLLCMKDDSIEGIYDTLKHCALISKSAGGIGVAVSCIRATGSYIAGTNGNSNGLVPMLRVYNNTARYVDQGGNKRPGAFAIYLEPWHLDIFEFLDLKKNTGKEEQRARDLFFALWIPDLFMKRVETNQDWSLLCPNECPGLDEVWGEEFEKLYESYEKQGRARKVVKAQQLWYAIIESQTETGTPYMLYKDSCNRKSNQQNLGTIKCSNLCTEIVEYTSKDEVAVCNLASLALNMYVTPEHTYDFKKLAEVTKVIVRNLNKIIDINFYPVPEAEISNKRHRPIGIGVQGLADAFILMRYPFESPEAQLLNQQIFETIYYGALESSCELAKEYGPYETYEGCPVSKGILQYDMWNFTPTDLWDWNALKEKIAKYGVRNSLLLSPMPTASTAQILGNNESIEPYTSNIYTRRVLSGEFQIANPHLLKDLTERGLWNEEMKNQIIAHSGSVQNIPEIPDDLKQLYKTVWEISQKTILKMAADRGAFIDQSQSLNIHIAEPNYGKLTSMHFYGWKQGLKTGMYYLRTKPAAKPIQFTLNKEKLKEKASRDEEEKERNKAAMVCSLENRDECLMCGS, encoded by the exons ATGCACGTCATCAAGCGAG ATGGGCGCCATGAGCGCGTCATGTTTGACAAGATCACTTCTCGGATCCAGAAGCTCTGCTATGGACTCAATGCCGACTTCGTTGATCCT GCTCAGATCACCATGAAGGTAATCCAGGGTCTATACAGTGGTGTCACCACAGTGGAGCTGGATACACTGGCTGCTGAGACAGCTGCAACCCTCACTACCAAACACCCCGACTATGCCATCCTAGCCGCAAGGATTGCGGTCTCCAACTTGCACAAAGAAACCAAGAAAGTGTTCAGTG ATGTCATGGAAGATTTGTACAACTATGTAAACCCTCATAATGGCAGACACTCCCCAATGATCGCCAAAGAAACGCTAGACATTGTTTTAGCCAACAAAGAT CGCCTGAACTCTTCCATCATCTACGATAGAGATTTCTCCTACAACTACTTCGGTTTTAAG actcTAGAGCGCTCCTATCTGCTGAAAATCAATTCAAAAG TTGCTGAACGCCCCCAACACATGCTGATGAGGGTATCTGTGGGAATCCACAAAAACGACATAGATGCTGCAATTGAAACATACAACCTCCTGTCGGAGAAGTGGTTTACCCATGCATCTCCCACCCTCTTCAATGCTGGCACCAACCGACCTCAGCTGTCCAG CTGTTTCCTGCTGTGTATGAAGGATGATAGCATTGAGGGGATTTATGACACTTTAAAGCACTGTGCTCTGATCTCCAAATCTGCTGGTGGAATTGGTGTTGCTGTGAGCTGCATCCGAGCCACTGGTAGCTATATTGCTGGG ACTAATGGAAATTCCAATGGGCTTGTTCCAATGCTGAGGGTCTACAATAACACTGCTCGCTATGTGGACCAAGGTGGTAATAAG AGACCTGGGGCCTTTGCCATCTACCTGGAGCCGTGGCATTTGGACATCTTTGAGTTTCTTGACCTGAAGAAGAACACTGGGAAGGAGGAGCAGCGAGCCAGGGACCTGTTCTTTGCCCTCTGGATTCCTGATCTCTTCATGAAACGGGTAGAGACTAACCAG GATTGGTCCTTGCTGTGTCCAAATGAATGTCCTGGCCTAGAcgaggtttggggagaggagtTTGAGAAACTGTATGAGAG TTACGAGAAGCAGGGCCGTGCCCGCAAGGTGGTGAAGGCCCAGCAGCTCTGGTACGCCATCATAGAGTCTCAGACCGAGACAGGAACCCCTTACATGTTGTACAAGGACTCTTGTAATCGGAAGAGCAACCAGCAGAACCTGGGAACCATCAagtgcagcaacctgtgcacagaAATAGTGGAGTACACCAGCAAAGACGAG GTTGCAGTTTGTAACTTGGCCTCCCTAGCCCTGAACATGTATGTTACGCCGGAGCACACCTACGACTTCAAGAAACTGGCTGAGGTTACCAAAGTCATAGTCCGAAACTTGAACAAAATAATTGACATCAACTTCTACCCTGTGCCAGAG GCCGAGATCTCCAACAAACGCCATCGCCCCATTGgcattggggtgcaaggtctggcagATGCGTTCATCCTGATGAGATACCCCTTTGAAAGCCCCGAGGCCCAGTTGCTGAACCAGCAGATTTTTGAGACCATTTATTACGGTGCTTTGGAATCCAGCTGCGAACTTGCGAAAGAGTATGGGCCATATGAAACTTACGAAGGCTGCCCTGTCAGCAAAGGT ATCCTTCAGTATGACATGTGGAACTTCACCCCTACTGATCTGTGGGATTGGAATGCTTTAAAGGAGAAGATTGCCAA ATACGGTGTTAGAAACAGCCTGCTCCTTTCTCCAATGCCAACTGCTTCTACTGCTCAGATCTTGGGGAATAACGAGTCCATTGAGCCCTACACCAGTAACATCTACACACGCAGAGTCCTTTCAGGAGAGTTTCAG ATTGCAAATCCGCACTTGCTGAAAGATCTGACGGAGAGAGGTTTGTGGAATGAGGAGATGAAAAACCAAATCATCGCCCACAGCGGCTCTGTCCAG AACATCCCAGAGATTCCAGATGACTTGAAGCAGCTCTATAAGACAGTCTGGGAAATCTCCCAGAAGACCATCCTCAAAATGGCAGCTGACAGAGGCGCTTTCATCGATCAGAGCCAGTCCTTGAACATCCATATTGCAGAGCCCAACTATGGCAAACTCACCAGCATGCATTTCTATGGGTGGAAGCAG GGTCTGAAGACAGGGATGTACTACCTGAGGACAAAACCAGCCGCCAAGCCCATCCAGTTCACCCTGAACAAGGAGAAACTCAAAGAGAAGGCCTCCCGGgacgaggaggagaaggagaggaaCAAAGCAGCCATGGTGTGTTCCCTGGAGAACAGAGATGAATGCCTGATGTGCGGCTCTTAA